From Bacillota bacterium, the proteins below share one genomic window:
- a CDS encoding methyl-accepting chemotaxis protein, with product MKLRLRWKITFVFAAIIVLLSLGSLFYSIGAIRKIVGEATLKKLKGDLTLGYAYLNGHFPGPWAIREGKLYKGNTLMNENFAVVDAVGSFTGDTVTIFQSDTRVATNVLKEGRRAVGTRVDPEVARTVLKEGRTYFGEADVAGIRSETAYQPIKDSKGETIGIWYVGVPIAFVNEMVGLFVLKMGAFYLTGLVVLILVSWLFSGYICRPIQKLGEAMDRAGGGDLTVRTNFKFYDEIGMLGQQFDRMLEMLGGLFRKVVATGQDLFASASQLNQGAEEATRVTEQIATTIAQVAGGADNQAKSIEEVSHQLTEMTRQVQQVARNSQTVASASEQAEKASEGGREAIARAVSQMNTINETVTTSAETVKKLGKRSQEIGQIVQVITGIADQTNLLALNAAIEAARAGEQGRGFAVVADEVRKLAEQSAEAANEIALLIKEIQAETGRAVQAMEVGTGEVRNGIEVVQQAGIDFNEISSAINNVSQQIAEVAVATQKMTRNADQAAAAAANVAAVAQETAASSEEVAAATEQQTATMEQLAASINSLFEITNALQEYTARFKL from the coding sequence GTGAAATTGCGTTTACGTTGGAAAATAACGTTTGTCTTTGCAGCCATCATTGTTTTGTTATCGTTGGGGTCGCTGTTTTATTCAATTGGGGCGATCCGCAAGATCGTCGGTGAAGCCACTCTGAAAAAGCTGAAAGGAGACCTGACTTTAGGCTATGCCTACCTGAATGGGCATTTTCCTGGTCCCTGGGCAATCCGGGAGGGTAAACTTTACAAAGGTAACACCCTGATGAATGAAAACTTTGCAGTGGTGGATGCCGTCGGCTCTTTTACCGGTGATACGGTAACGATTTTCCAGAGTGATACCAGAGTAGCAACTAATGTACTCAAAGAGGGAAGGCGTGCGGTGGGCACCCGGGTAGACCCGGAAGTTGCCCGGACGGTTTTGAAAGAGGGCCGCACTTATTTCGGCGAGGCCGATGTAGCTGGAATCCGGTCCGAGACTGCTTATCAGCCAATTAAGGACAGCAAAGGGGAAACCATCGGAATCTGGTATGTAGGAGTCCCCATTGCTTTTGTCAACGAAATGGTTGGCCTTTTTGTTTTAAAGATGGGTGCCTTTTACCTGACCGGGTTGGTGGTATTGATACTCGTTTCCTGGCTTTTCAGCGGCTATATCTGCCGTCCGATTCAAAAGCTGGGCGAGGCGATGGACCGGGCAGGGGGAGGAGATTTGACGGTGCGGACGAATTTTAAATTCTACGACGAAATCGGGATGCTGGGGCAGCAATTTGATCGCATGCTTGAGATGCTCGGCGGTCTTTTCCGGAAAGTGGTAGCGACAGGACAGGATTTATTTGCATCTGCCAGTCAGCTAAATCAGGGCGCTGAAGAGGCAACGAGGGTTACAGAGCAGATTGCAACAACTATTGCCCAGGTTGCCGGGGGAGCCGATAACCAGGCCAAAAGCATTGAGGAGGTTTCGCATCAGCTAACAGAAATGACCAGGCAGGTTCAGCAGGTGGCTCGCAATTCTCAAACAGTTGCATCTGCTTCTGAACAGGCCGAAAAAGCTTCGGAGGGGGGAAGAGAGGCGATTGCCCGGGCCGTAAGCCAGATGAATACGATTAATGAAACGGTAACCACTTCTGCGGAAACCGTGAAGAAACTTGGGAAAAGATCTCAGGAGATTGGTCAGATCGTCCAGGTGATCACCGGTATCGCGGACCAGACTAACCTTCTGGCTCTCAATGCAGCAATCGAGGCAGCCCGTGCCGGGGAGCAGGGGAGGGGTTTTGCCGTAGTTGCCGATGAGGTGCGGAAACTGGCCGAACAATCGGCTGAAGCAGCAAACGAGATTGCGCTCCTGATTAAAGAAATTCAGGCTGAGACCGGAAGGGCGGTTCAGGCAATGGAAGTCGGAACAGGAGAGGTGCGGAACGGAATAGAAGTGGTGCAGCAAGCCGGTATTGACTTTAACGAGATTAGCAGTGCGATTAATAACGTTTCGCAGCAGATTGCAGAAGTGGCTGTAGCTACCCAGAAGATGACACGGAATGCTGACCAGGCCGCAGCGGCCGCAGCGAACGTTGCGGCTGTTGCCCAGGAAACTGCAGCCAGTAGCGAAGAAGTGGCTGCTGCTACAGAACAGCAGACCGCGACGATGGAGCAACTGGCAGCCTCGATCAATTCCCTTTTTGAGATCACCAATGCGTTGCAGGAGTATACGGCGCGCTTCAAGTTATAA
- a CDS encoding methyl-accepting chemotaxis protein yields the protein MMIKVGIVGAGKGGTSVLKVLRDLPGVRVVGIADLNEETPGMKLAKELGIKTCRDCVELLEYPDLDVVVEATGSPKVEELLRARKGEKTTLVEAAAANLMMTIVEAKEDLLNELAQSHKLAALADELTCAVEQIDNAVQELAGGAEELAARGQKLEQFTGTARHDVQDTDEVLNFIKNVAAETKLLGLNAAIEAARAGEHGRGFKVVADEVRKLAEHSKVSAEQIGKTLRNIEKSIEEIFAGVGETAVVSGRQAAATQQVAASVSEIRRMAESLKGIAGHLASLIRV from the coding sequence ATGATGATCAAAGTAGGGATTGTGGGCGCAGGTAAAGGTGGAACCTCGGTGCTGAAAGTGTTGCGCGACCTGCCAGGTGTCCGTGTGGTAGGAATTGCTGATCTCAATGAAGAGACACCGGGTATGAAACTCGCAAAGGAATTGGGCATTAAAACCTGCCGAGATTGCGTGGAGTTGCTGGAATATCCGGACCTCGACGTGGTTGTCGAAGCTACCGGAAGCCCGAAGGTCGAGGAACTTTTGCGGGCCCGGAAGGGGGAGAAAACCACCCTGGTCGAAGCAGCAGCGGCCAATCTCATGATGACAATAGTTGAAGCCAAAGAGGATTTACTCAACGAACTCGCTCAATCGCATAAGTTGGCCGCGCTGGCCGACGAACTGACCTGCGCTGTAGAGCAAATCGACAATGCAGTTCAGGAGTTGGCCGGCGGGGCCGAGGAACTTGCGGCACGGGGGCAAAAATTGGAACAATTCACAGGTACCGCCAGGCACGATGTTCAGGACACCGATGAAGTTCTTAATTTTATTAAAAACGTGGCGGCTGAGACAAAACTTTTGGGGTTGAACGCGGCCATTGAGGCAGCCCGTGCCGGAGAGCATGGCCGCGGGTTTAAGGTTGTTGCCGATGAGGTGAGAAAACTTGCCGAGCACAGCAAGGTATCTGCTGAGCAGATCGGGAAAACTCTCCGTAATATCGAAAAATCGATAGAAGAAATTTTCGCAGGAGTCGGAGAAACCGCAGTTGTAAGTGGGCGACAAGCTGCGGCCACGCAGCAGGTGGCTGCTTCGGTCAGTGAGATCCGGAGAATGGCGGAAAGTCTGAAGGGCATTGCCGGTCACCTTGCCAGTCTCATCAGGGTTTAG
- the hycI gene encoding hydrogenase maturation peptidase HycI — MKGLVITVGNSLMGDDGAGPLLARLLASSPLPDWEVINGRSAPENCIHLVRRMKPELAVVVDAAEMGLAPGSIRLLSEDYIAEQFIFTTHNLPLTFFLLALKEIVPRVYFVGIQPKVVAFGCPLSREVREAAEAVYQQLKSGSPTFPEL; from the coding sequence ATGAAGGGTCTCGTGATTACAGTTGGAAACAGTTTAATGGGGGATGACGGAGCCGGGCCGCTGCTGGCCCGGCTTCTTGCCTCTTCCCCGCTTCCAGATTGGGAGGTAATCAATGGGAGATCCGCGCCAGAAAACTGCATCCATCTCGTCCGGAGAATGAAACCCGAACTGGCCGTTGTGGTGGACGCGGCGGAAATGGGCCTGGCGCCGGGAAGCATCCGCCTCCTTTCCGAGGATTATATAGCTGAACAGTTCATCTTCACCACCCATAATTTACCGCTGACGTTTTTTCTGCTCGCCTTGAAAGAGATTGTCCCCAGGGTTTATTTTGTTGGAATTCAGCCGAAGGTGGTTGCTTTCGGCTGCCCCCTGTCCCGAGAGGTCAGGGAGGCGGCGGAAGCTGTCTACCAGCAGTTGAAATCCGGAAGCCCAACCTTCCCCGAACTCTAA
- a CDS encoding formate hydrogenlyase maturation HycH family protein, protein MSRKVEFFQLSRKFVDSKDVPEKFQHLIYYSLAIGHHVGVLDCFRKIMGMDREEYAKWIAKFPPGEGRRKLEGVLKWGEIEITREHIGILRRSLDTALPGMLPEEKEWAHSLMGLLRAISEEPAIYLLVRAS, encoded by the coding sequence ATGTCCAGAAAGGTTGAATTTTTCCAGTTGAGCCGGAAGTTTGTAGACAGCAAGGATGTCCCGGAAAAGTTCCAGCACCTGATCTACTACAGCCTGGCCATCGGCCACCACGTCGGAGTCCTGGACTGTTTCCGGAAAATTATGGGCATGGACCGGGAGGAGTACGCAAAGTGGATCGCGAAGTTTCCCCCGGGAGAGGGGAGACGGAAACTGGAGGGGGTCTTGAAATGGGGAGAAATCGAGATTACCAGGGAACACATCGGAATCCTCCGGCGTTCTCTCGATACAGCCCTGCCGGGAATGTTGCCGGAGGAGAAGGAGTGGGCCCATTCCCTGATGGGGCTTTTGCGGGCAATCTCCGAAGAACCGGCAATCTACCTGTTGGTAAGAGCATCATGA
- a CDS encoding NADH-quinone oxidoreductase subunit B family protein, with translation MTLKQELDARQKQELLELKLKLLKQIKRSVYVYRVDCGGCNGCEIEIFAAITPLFDAERFGIKVVGSPRHADVVVFTGPMTRPMRMPAIRAYQAAPEPKVVVAYGACGCSGGIFHDSYGVWGGADSVFPVDLYIPGCPPTPCATIHGFAVALGLLHQKMKGEHYVEGAGAAARLKFPEVPIGLRKEIEREARRLCGYWHGKRIAEQYLEFLLEKDLQRIERKLDAFLNAEKDPRLVEVYLKIHRLYVAEMERSGQQCPERLNFSS, from the coding sequence ATCACTTTAAAGCAGGAACTGGATGCCCGCCAGAAGCAAGAGCTCCTGGAGCTAAAGCTGAAGCTTTTAAAGCAGATCAAGCGTTCGGTTTACGTCTACCGGGTCGACTGCGGGGGATGCAACGGCTGTGAGATCGAGATCTTTGCCGCAATTACACCCCTCTTTGACGCGGAAAGGTTCGGGATCAAGGTGGTGGGTTCCCCCCGGCACGCCGATGTCGTAGTCTTTACAGGCCCCATGACCAGACCCATGCGGATGCCCGCCATCCGGGCTTACCAGGCGGCCCCCGAGCCCAAGGTCGTGGTGGCCTACGGTGCCTGCGGTTGCAGCGGCGGGATCTTCCACGACAGCTACGGCGTCTGGGGTGGGGCCGATAGCGTTTTCCCTGTTGATCTCTACATTCCGGGGTGTCCTCCCACTCCCTGCGCCACCATCCACGGCTTCGCGGTTGCCCTGGGTTTGCTGCACCAGAAGATGAAGGGAGAGCATTACGTGGAAGGAGCGGGAGCGGCAGCGAGGCTCAAGTTTCCCGAGGTTCCCATCGGCCTCCGGAAGGAGATCGAGCGGGAGGCCCGCCGCCTCTGCGGGTACTGGCACGGGAAGCGGATCGCGGAGCAATATCTGGAGTTTCTCCTGGAAAAGGATCTGCAGAGGATTGAACGGAAACTGGACGCATTCTTGAATGCAGAGAAGGACCCGCGCCTTGTGGAAGTCTATCTTAAGATTCACCGGCTCTACGTGGCTGAAATGGAAAGGAGCGGGCAGCAATGTCCAGAAAGGTTGAATTTTTCCAGTTGA
- a CDS encoding formate hydrogenlyase complex iron-sulfur subunit produces the protein MIKLLKKVLEVGEATLKYPFAPAEVAPGFRGKPVYNFEQCISCGACTLACPANAITLSCDLERGVRTWQIFYGRCIFCGRCEEVCPTEAITLSPEFELAAFNREDLICRADFRLNKCSMCDRFFTPVKELEYVLAVMVQAGLPEPEMANRRALLEICPECRRKVDVEKMKKAFSFTPLE, from the coding sequence ATGATCAAGCTGCTTAAAAAAGTGCTCGAGGTAGGAGAGGCAACTCTTAAATACCCCTTTGCACCGGCGGAGGTGGCGCCTGGCTTCCGCGGCAAGCCGGTTTATAACTTTGAGCAGTGCATCTCCTGTGGCGCCTGCACCCTTGCCTGTCCGGCCAATGCCATTACATTAAGCTGTGACCTGGAAAGGGGAGTCAGAACCTGGCAGATTTTCTACGGCCGCTGCATTTTCTGCGGGCGCTGCGAGGAGGTTTGCCCAACAGAAGCGATTACCCTTTCTCCCGAATTTGAACTGGCTGCTTTCAACAGGGAGGATCTGATCTGCCGGGCGGACTTCCGTCTAAATAAGTGCAGTATGTGCGACAGGTTCTTCACCCCGGTGAAGGAACTGGAATACGTCCTGGCAGTGATGGTGCAGGCCGGGCTTCCCGAGCCGGAAATGGCGAACCGGAGGGCTCTTTTAGAGATCTGCCCCGAGTGCAGGAGAAAGGTTGACGTGGAAAAGATGAAAAAGGCATTTAGTTTTACGCCCCTTGAATAG
- a CDS encoding hydrogenase large subunit yields MQHEVKPEQCGKEYVEALRAKFGSAVLEEEWQTPDQVTLTVDLDRLPEVVEEAYYRQGGWLSSVVGNDERSLNGHFAVYYVLSIEEERDPQKNIWLTVKALVPPHKPEFPSVTPRVPAAIWYERDVRDLFGIHPVGHPDPRRLALPDDWPDHLYPLRKDAMDYRYRPEPTTEEETFEFIEVEGDGLVEIPLGPLHVTSDEPGHFRLFVDGETIVDADYRLFYCHRGLEKMAENRLDYDQIHFVAERICGICGYHHSIAYTMAVENAIGLEVPPRAQYIRTILLETERLHSHILNLGLACHFIGFDTGFMQLFRVREKSMEMAEILTGARKTYGVNLIGGVRKDILKDERDRVLALMAEVRKEVDEMIDILVNTPNLFHRTQGVGVLDRKVARDLSPVGPTVRGSGYRRDTRADHPYCAYDRVPWKLITQEGNDVLARTLVRAVEIYEIFSILENCLSEMPDGPILVEGFTYQPHRWAVACVEAPRGEDIHWLMTNNNQKVYRWRPRASSYNNWPPIRYMLRGNVISNAPLIVASIDPCYSCTERVTVVDIRKQKAKTISYQELERYCREQKDSPLKS; encoded by the coding sequence ATGCAACATGAAGTGAAACCCGAGCAGTGCGGCAAGGAATACGTGGAGGCCCTGCGTGCCAAGTTCGGGTCGGCCGTTCTGGAAGAGGAATGGCAGACTCCGGACCAGGTAACTTTAACCGTAGATCTCGACCGCCTTCCGGAGGTTGTGGAAGAGGCCTATTACCGGCAGGGCGGCTGGCTCTCCAGTGTTGTCGGTAATGATGAGCGCAGCCTGAACGGGCACTTTGCGGTATACTACGTTTTATCCATCGAGGAAGAGCGGGATCCCCAGAAAAACATCTGGTTGACGGTAAAGGCGCTGGTTCCTCCTCATAAACCTGAGTTTCCTTCGGTGACACCGCGGGTTCCCGCAGCCATCTGGTATGAGCGGGATGTGCGCGACCTCTTTGGAATCCACCCGGTCGGGCACCCGGACCCGCGCCGCCTGGCCTTGCCCGACGACTGGCCGGATCATTTATATCCCCTGAGGAAGGACGCGATGGACTACCGCTACCGCCCGGAGCCCACGACCGAGGAAGAAACCTTTGAATTCATCGAAGTGGAGGGGGACGGTCTGGTGGAAATTCCCCTGGGCCCCCTGCACGTAACCTCCGATGAACCCGGTCACTTCCGCCTTTTTGTCGATGGCGAAACAATTGTTGATGCCGACTACCGCCTCTTCTACTGCCACCGCGGGCTGGAGAAGATGGCGGAAAACCGCCTGGATTACGACCAGATTCACTTCGTGGCCGAGCGGATCTGCGGCATCTGCGGCTACCATCACAGCATCGCCTATACAATGGCGGTCGAGAACGCGATCGGGCTTGAAGTTCCGCCCCGCGCTCAGTACATCCGTACCATCCTGCTTGAGACGGAGCGGCTCCACAGCCATATTTTGAACCTGGGGCTGGCCTGTCACTTCATCGGATTTGATACGGGGTTTATGCAACTCTTCCGGGTTCGTGAAAAATCCATGGAAATGGCGGAAATCCTCACGGGGGCCCGGAAAACCTACGGGGTGAACCTGATCGGCGGGGTGCGCAAGGACATCTTAAAGGATGAGCGGGACCGCGTGCTCGCTTTAATGGCCGAAGTCCGCAAAGAAGTGGATGAAATGATCGACATCCTGGTGAACACCCCCAACCTCTTCCACCGCACCCAGGGAGTCGGTGTGCTGGACCGGAAAGTTGCCAGGGACCTCAGCCCGGTTGGCCCCACCGTCCGGGGCTCCGGCTACAGGCGGGATACCAGGGCCGACCATCCCTACTGCGCCTATGACCGCGTTCCCTGGAAGCTGATCACCCAGGAAGGGAACGATGTTCTCGCCAGGACCCTGGTCCGGGCCGTAGAGATTTATGAGATATTCTCGATCCTGGAAAACTGCCTGAGCGAGATGCCTGACGGCCCCATCCTGGTAGAGGGCTTCACCTATCAACCGCACCGCTGGGCGGTGGCGTGTGTTGAAGCCCCCCGGGGTGAAGACATCCACTGGCTGATGACCAATAACAACCAGAAGGTGTACCGCTGGCGGCCGCGCGCCTCCAGCTACAACAACTGGCCGCCGATCAGGTACATGCTCCGGGGGAATGTGATCTCCAACGCTCCCCTGATTGTGGCCAGCATCGACCCCTGCTACTCGTGTACGGAGCGGGTTACCGTAGTTGACATTCGCAAGCAGAAGGCGAAGACCATCTCTTACCAGGAGTTGGAGCGGTACTGCCGCGAACAGAAAGACTCCCCGCTCAAGTCCTGA
- a CDS encoding hydrogenase 4 subunit D produces MVWYALGSILIPVLGSLFVLLLPERQTKKVGQLFSFLAFVCGLLLLIGFAADRTGFTRDLVTIGGINFYGITIDSLSVLVNFIVVFIGWLICTYSAGYMSRENREHPIKEGVPRFYAFMLLFIGSMAGVVFSSTLLGLLFFFEMTGLCSWGLIGFYGDQKSRRSALLAIVLTHAAAIGLYVATAYLYVNTGSFSVTALNELTDAGKIIAFIGILIACWGKSAQFPFQSWLPEAMVAPTPVSAYLHAASMVKVGVYIFARTVLATGAVPQVIGLIGAIMAVVTMIYGFIMYFPQEDMKRLLAYSTITQLSYIFLAISISIYGSKMAFNGAVAHIFNHAFAKGLFFLVAGALAYTTGTRLLPLLKGILNKIPVVGLGFIAAAVAITGVPPFNGFFSKFMIFVGGFEIGKLYPLILVLIIVTILESVGSFIWFLKWLGASVLGAPSEPVAGASPAPLAISSVLVILMVMTLISQYVVLTLLS; encoded by the coding sequence ATGGTTTGGTATGCGCTGGGAAGCATCTTGATTCCGGTATTAGGAAGCCTGTTTGTTCTTCTGTTGCCGGAACGGCAAACAAAAAAAGTTGGTCAGCTCTTCTCTTTCCTGGCTTTCGTCTGCGGTTTGCTTCTGTTGATCGGTTTTGCCGCCGACCGGACCGGTTTTACCCGGGATCTGGTAACCATAGGCGGGATCAACTTCTACGGAATAACCATCGATTCCCTCAGTGTTCTGGTCAACTTCATCGTGGTTTTCATCGGCTGGCTGATCTGCACCTACTCGGCCGGCTACATGAGCCGTGAGAACAGAGAGCATCCGATCAAAGAAGGAGTTCCCAGGTTCTATGCCTTCATGCTCCTCTTTATCGGTTCCATGGCAGGTGTGGTCTTCTCCTCCACGCTGCTCGGGCTCCTGTTCTTCTTCGAAATGACCGGTCTCTGCTCGTGGGGGTTGATCGGATTTTACGGGGATCAAAAATCCCGAAGGTCCGCGCTCCTGGCGATCGTCCTCACCCACGCCGCCGCGATTGGGCTCTACGTGGCTACTGCCTATCTCTATGTAAACACCGGAAGCTTCTCTGTGACCGCCCTCAATGAACTAACGGACGCCGGAAAGATCATCGCCTTTATCGGGATCCTGATCGCCTGCTGGGGCAAGTCCGCCCAGTTCCCCTTCCAGTCCTGGCTCCCCGAGGCAATGGTGGCGCCGACCCCGGTGAGTGCCTATTTGCATGCCGCTTCGATGGTTAAGGTCGGAGTCTACATCTTCGCCCGAACCGTCCTGGCCACGGGAGCGGTTCCCCAGGTGATCGGCCTGATCGGGGCAATCATGGCGGTAGTTACCATGATCTACGGTTTTATCATGTACTTCCCGCAGGAGGATATGAAGCGCCTGCTCGCCTACTCTACGATCACCCAACTCTCTTACATTTTCCTGGCGATCTCCATTTCCATCTACGGCTCAAAGATGGCCTTTAACGGAGCGGTGGCCCACATCTTCAACCACGCCTTCGCCAAGGGCCTCTTCTTCCTGGTTGCAGGGGCGCTGGCCTATACAACCGGCACCCGCCTGCTTCCCCTGTTGAAGGGGATCCTGAATAAGATCCCGGTGGTTGGTTTAGGGTTTATCGCTGCTGCCGTTGCCATTACAGGCGTTCCTCCCTTTAACGGATTTTTCAGCAAATTCATGATCTTCGTCGGTGGTTTTGAGATTGGTAAGCTCTATCCGCTGATCCTTGTCCTGATCATCGTTACAATCCTAGAATCAGTCGGAAGTTTCATCTGGTTCCTGAAGTGGCTGGGAGCAAGCGTCCTGGGCGCCCCCTCAGAACCGGTTGCCGGGGCGTCACCAGCGCCCCTTGCCATCTCATCAGTCCTGGTCATTCTCATGGTCATGACGCTGATTTCCCAGTACGTTGTCTTGACCCTGTTAAGCTAA
- a CDS encoding hydrogenase 4 subunit F yields MQVSGNLLVWLPAVPFIVALLAFWARTLGDGTRRVLETVHVIGITLLLILSLWLVKLVLLNGSLMALSEWFYADKLAAVFVLVIGLMGFLNGLYSIGYMRYDLVTGEVDRKGLSTYYGFFHLFLFTMIFTVLSNNIALMWVGVEATTLGSAFLVGLYGHKSSLEAAWKYVLICSVGVAFALYGTILVYSNSFNVLQNAHDSMLWTEIVKHAQLLDPMVMKLAFIFILIGFGTKAGLFPMHAWLPDAHSEAPSPVSSLLSGVLLKCALFAIIRYYIVVGKAIGGTFPGTLLLVFGVLSVAFAAFFIFSQRDIKRMLAYSSVENVGIIATGLGLGGPLGIFAALFHTINHSIAKSLMFCTSGNILIKYGTRDLNIIKGMLKVVPFTAFLLGSGALAIAGSPPFNIFISELLTVTAGLNGGYLWLMIVFLLFLLVVFAAFLRLIGEAVFGSPPETVTRGDVGFLIILPIFLLFILMFGLGVYIPSPLSDLLKGAADIVLSGL; encoded by the coding sequence ATGCAGGTGAGTGGAAACCTTTTAGTTTGGCTGCCGGCAGTTCCTTTTATCGTTGCCCTCCTTGCCTTTTGGGCAAGAACGCTGGGCGACGGCACACGCAGGGTCCTCGAGACCGTGCATGTGATCGGAATCACCCTGTTGCTGATCCTGTCCCTCTGGCTTGTCAAGCTGGTGCTTTTAAACGGGAGTTTAATGGCGCTTTCCGAGTGGTTTTACGCTGATAAACTTGCAGCCGTCTTTGTGCTCGTTATTGGTCTGATGGGATTCCTGAACGGCCTCTATTCCATCGGCTACATGCGGTACGATCTGGTAACAGGTGAAGTAGACAGAAAGGGCTTAAGCACATACTACGGTTTTTTCCACCTTTTTCTCTTCACCATGATCTTTACGGTGCTCTCCAACAACATCGCCTTGATGTGGGTTGGTGTTGAGGCAACCACCCTGGGTTCGGCGTTCCTGGTCGGGCTCTACGGCCACAAGTCGTCGCTGGAGGCTGCCTGGAAGTACGTCCTGATCTGCAGTGTCGGCGTGGCCTTTGCCCTGTACGGCACGATCCTGGTTTACTCCAACTCTTTCAACGTTCTCCAGAACGCCCACGATTCCATGCTCTGGACCGAGATCGTGAAGCACGCCCAACTGCTGGATCCGATGGTGATGAAGCTGGCCTTTATCTTCATCCTCATCGGTTTCGGAACGAAGGCGGGGCTCTTCCCGATGCACGCCTGGCTGCCGGACGCCCACAGCGAGGCTCCCAGCCCGGTGAGTTCCCTGCTTTCCGGAGTTCTCTTGAAGTGCGCCCTGTTCGCCATCATCAGGTACTACATCGTTGTAGGGAAAGCAATCGGAGGCACCTTTCCCGGCACGCTGCTTCTGGTTTTCGGCGTCCTCTCCGTGGCTTTTGCGGCCTTCTTCATCTTCAGCCAGCGGGACATCAAACGGATGCTCGCCTACAGTAGCGTAGAAAACGTTGGGATCATCGCTACCGGTCTCGGTCTGGGCGGGCCCCTGGGTATCTTTGCCGCCCTCTTTCACACCATTAACCACAGTATCGCCAAGTCCCTCATGTTCTGCACCTCCGGAAACATTTTAATCAAATACGGCACCAGGGACCTGAACATCATCAAAGGGATGCTGAAGGTAGTTCCTTTTACCGCCTTCTTGCTGGGAAGCGGCGCCCTGGCAATCGCCGGCTCTCCGCCCTTTAACATCTTCATCAGCGAACTGTTGACCGTCACGGCCGGATTAAACGGCGGGTATCTCTGGCTGATGATCGTATTTCTCCTTTTCCTGCTGGTGGTTTTTGCCGCTTTCCTCCGCTTGATTGGCGAGGCGGTATTCGGTTCACCTCCTGAAACCGTAACACGAGGCGATGTCGGCTTCCTGATCATACTCCCCATTTTCCTTCTCTTCATTCTCATGTTCGGACTGGGCGTCTATATCCCCTCGCCTCTTTCGGACCTGCTCAAAGGTGCAGCCGATATTGTCCTGTCCGGACTCTAG
- the hyfE gene encoding hydrogenase 4 membrane subunit yields MTGVQIINALAVLLIITSLMVVETRKPHLSAHIYSIQSFVLVLIFLALAIFMKATPLYIWSITALVTKVILVPYLIIKALEKVGDPGEPGALLSPASSLLLAALFIGLAFLIVTPFHMQAILKLKTALAVSIAHFLLGLLCILTRRNALKQILGYCLMENGSHLTLAFMAYNAPETVEIGILTDAIFAVVIMSVIAVYLFKVLGTLDTDKLTSLKG; encoded by the coding sequence ATGACGGGAGTTCAGATTATTAATGCCCTGGCAGTCCTTTTGATCATCACCTCTTTAATGGTTGTCGAAACAAGGAAACCTCATCTCTCGGCTCATATCTACAGCATCCAGTCCTTTGTTCTGGTACTGATCTTCCTTGCGCTGGCGATTTTCATGAAAGCAACACCCCTGTATATCTGGTCCATCACTGCCTTGGTTACGAAGGTAATCCTGGTTCCCTACCTGATTATTAAAGCCCTTGAGAAGGTGGGGGACCCGGGAGAGCCGGGGGCGCTGCTGAGTCCTGCCTCCTCTCTCCTGCTTGCTGCGCTGTTTATCGGTCTGGCGTTCCTGATCGTAACACCTTTCCATATGCAGGCCATTCTCAAGCTAAAAACGGCGCTTGCAGTCTCCATTGCTCACTTCCTGCTGGGCCTGCTCTGTATCCTGACCCGCAGGAACGCCCTGAAGCAGATCCTGGGCTACTGTTTAATGGAAAACGGATCCCACTTGACGCTGGCCTTTATGGCCTATAACGCCCCGGAAACCGTGGAAATCGGGATTCTCACCGACGCCATTTTTGCCGTTGTCATCATGAGTGTAATCGCCGTCTACTTGTTCAAGGTTTTAGGTACACTTGATACCGATAAGCTTACTTCACTAAAAGGGTAG